The proteins below come from a single Tenuifilum thalassicum genomic window:
- a CDS encoding DegT/DnrJ/EryC1/StrS family aminotransferase has protein sequence MNIQMCDLKRQYQRIKDEVDVAIQEVIDSSAFIKGKEVGLFQDELASYLNVRHVIGCANGTDALQIALMALGLKPGDEVITPDFTFIATVEVVALLGLTPIIVDVDPSTFTMDISKLEEAITPNTKAIIPVHLFGQCANMDEIMRIAQKHNLYVVEDTAQALGADYYHAEGKIAKAGTIGTIGTTSFFPSKNLGCYGDGGALFTNDDELAAEIRSIANHGMKVRYHHDRIGVNSRLDSIQAAILRVKLKYLDEYNASRINAANAYDNLLRSCSKLITPKRASWSNHIFHQYTLKLVETDRAKVQKKLAEKGIPSMIYYPIPLHKQKAFEPYKQSNSRSFQVSELLSDSVLSLPMHTELTEEEIKFIADSLLEALNY, from the coding sequence ATGAACATTCAAATGTGCGACTTAAAACGGCAGTATCAAAGAATTAAAGATGAGGTTGATGTTGCCATTCAAGAAGTAATAGATAGTTCAGCATTTATTAAAGGAAAAGAGGTCGGCTTGTTTCAGGACGAGCTGGCCTCTTATCTTAATGTAAGGCACGTTATTGGCTGTGCAAATGGGACCGATGCCCTGCAAATTGCCCTCATGGCTCTGGGTTTAAAGCCTGGCGACGAGGTTATTACACCCGATTTCACTTTTATAGCAACGGTTGAGGTTGTTGCATTGCTTGGCCTAACTCCCATTATTGTAGATGTTGATCCATCTACCTTTACCATGGATATTAGCAAGTTGGAAGAAGCTATTACCCCAAATACAAAGGCAATCATCCCTGTTCATCTGTTTGGACAGTGTGCCAATATGGATGAGATAATGAGAATTGCCCAAAAACATAACTTGTATGTTGTGGAAGATACTGCTCAAGCTCTTGGAGCCGATTACTATCATGCTGAAGGGAAGATAGCTAAAGCAGGAACGATTGGGACAATTGGTACAACTTCGTTTTTCCCATCCAAAAACTTAGGATGCTATGGCGATGGAGGTGCACTATTTACTAACGACGATGAATTGGCAGCAGAAATTCGCTCAATTGCCAACCATGGGATGAAGGTGCGTTACCACCACGATAGAATCGGTGTTAATTCACGACTTGATTCAATACAGGCAGCTATTCTACGTGTTAAACTAAAGTATTTGGATGAGTATAATGCATCAAGAATAAATGCTGCTAATGCATACGATAATCTTCTTAGGAGTTGTTCCAAACTAATTACCCCTAAAAGGGCAAGTTGGAGCAATCATATATTTCATCAGTATACTTTAAAATTAGTTGAAACGGATAGGGCGAAGGTTCAAAAGAAACTAGCTGAAAAGGGAATCCCTTCTATGATTTATTATCCCATTCCCCTGCACAAACAAAAGGCATTTGAGCCTTATAAACAGAGTAATAGCAGATCTTTTCAAGTTTCAGAGTTGCTTTCAGATTCAGTGCTCTCATTACCCATGCATACCGAACTAACCGAAGAGGAAATAAAATTTATAGCAGATTCTTTGCTGGAAGCCCTTAATTACTAA
- the rny gene encoding ribonuclease Y → MIVTIIVGVLAFSLGSVISYFMWNSALNKKRTKMIKEAEVEAEVIRKEKILQAKEKFLQLKSEHDKVISEKNNRIAQAENRIKQKELQLSQKFEDLQRKQKEVDAIRENLTAQMELVEKRNEELDKMHRVQIEKLEAISGMSADEAKNQLIESLKAEAKTQAMSYINEIVDEAKMTATKEAKRIVVQSIQRVATETAIENSVTVFNIDSDEIKGRIIGREGRNIRALEAATGVEIIVDDTPEAIILSAFDPVRREIARLALHQLVTDGRIHPARIEEVVQKVQKQVEDEIIEVGKRTTIDLGIHGLHPELIRLVGKMKYRSSYGQNLLQHSREVANLCAIMASELGLNPKIAKRAGLLHDIGKVPDDEPELPHAVLGMKLAEKYKEKPEVCNAIGSHHDEVEMTTLIAPIVQVCDAISGARPGARREVVESYIKRLKEMEDLALSYPGVLKTYAIQAGRELRVIVGSEKVSDEEANKLSFEIAKKIQDEMTYPGQVKITVIRETRAINYAK, encoded by the coding sequence ATGATAGTTACAATTATAGTCGGTGTTTTAGCGTTTTCTCTCGGGAGTGTGATTTCATACTTCATGTGGAATTCGGCTTTAAACAAAAAGCGGACTAAAATGATTAAGGAGGCCGAAGTGGAAGCCGAAGTTATTCGGAAAGAGAAAATACTTCAAGCAAAAGAAAAGTTCCTTCAGCTAAAATCGGAACACGATAAGGTGATTTCCGAAAAGAATAATAGAATAGCTCAAGCTGAAAATCGCATAAAGCAAAAAGAGTTACAACTATCTCAAAAATTCGAAGATCTTCAGCGCAAACAGAAGGAAGTTGATGCCATTCGTGAGAACCTTACCGCTCAAATGGAACTTGTTGAGAAACGCAACGAGGAACTCGATAAAATGCATAGGGTTCAAATTGAAAAGCTTGAAGCTATTTCTGGAATGTCGGCCGATGAAGCTAAAAATCAGTTGATTGAATCTCTCAAAGCTGAGGCCAAAACCCAGGCCATGTCGTACATTAACGAAATTGTTGATGAGGCAAAAATGACTGCAACTAAGGAGGCAAAACGAATTGTTGTGCAAAGCATTCAGCGTGTTGCCACTGAAACAGCAATCGAAAATTCTGTTACTGTCTTCAACATTGATTCCGATGAGATTAAAGGACGAATAATTGGGCGCGAAGGACGAAATATCCGAGCTCTTGAGGCTGCAACAGGTGTTGAAATTATTGTTGACGACACCCCTGAAGCAATCATTCTTTCTGCGTTCGACCCTGTGCGCCGTGAAATTGCACGCCTTGCTCTTCACCAACTTGTTACCGATGGTAGAATTCATCCTGCCAGAATTGAGGAGGTGGTACAGAAAGTACAAAAACAGGTTGAGGACGAAATTATTGAAGTGGGTAAACGTACAACTATTGATTTGGGTATTCATGGACTACATCCTGAACTTATTCGCTTGGTTGGTAAGATGAAGTACCGTTCTTCCTACGGTCAAAACTTGCTACAGCACTCACGCGAGGTAGCCAACCTTTGTGCCATCATGGCATCAGAATTAGGGCTTAATCCTAAAATTGCTAAACGTGCAGGATTGCTTCACGATATAGGCAAAGTACCCGATGACGAACCAGAATTGCCACATGCAGTTCTTGGTATGAAACTAGCTGAAAAATATAAAGAGAAACCTGAGGTTTGCAATGCAATTGGCTCGCATCACGACGAAGTAGAGATGACAACGCTAATTGCTCCTATTGTTCAGGTTTGCGATGCAATATCAGGCGCTCGCCCTGGTGCTCGAAGAGAGGTTGTGGAATCTTACATTAAGCGACTTAAAGAGATGGAAGACCTTGCGCTATCATATCCTGGAGTACTTAAAACATATGCAATACAAGCTGGTAGAGAATTACGTGTGATAGTTGGTAGTGAAAAGGTTTCAGACGAGGAAGCAAATAAACTCTCATTCGAAATAGCTAAGAAGATTCAGGATGAGATGACTTATCCAGGACAGGTTAAGATTACTGTAATCCGCGAAACACGTGCAATTAACTATGCAAAGTAA
- a CDS encoding cell division protein ZapA, with protein MDDKLSINVNVADRYYPLKIDRNDEEKIRKAAKLINDKVLQYKQRYSDKDIQDYLAMAALQFVIKLIECEDSNNSSELLSEINELDQWLGSFISKHSTSSL; from the coding sequence ATGGACGATAAGTTATCAATTAATGTAAATGTAGCCGACAGGTATTATCCCCTCAAAATCGACAGGAATGATGAGGAGAAGATCCGTAAGGCTGCTAAGTTGATAAACGATAAAGTCTTACAGTACAAGCAACGATACAGCGATAAAGATATTCAGGACTATCTTGCCATGGCAGCGCTTCAGTTTGTGATTAAACTTATTGAGTGTGAGGATAGTAATAATTCTTCAGAACTGTTAAGTGAGATCAATGAGTTAGATCAATGGTTAGGTTCATTTATTAGTAAGCATAGCACGAGTTCTTTGTAA
- a CDS encoding coiled-coil domain-containing protein produces MNDTSSNIIENIKHKVQTLVLMYEKVRQENDHLKAQVAELEAKLKDKDNACAELEERYTRLKLAKALKSGELDMHEAKIKVNRIVREIDRCIALLNK; encoded by the coding sequence ATGAACGATACTTCAAGCAATATAATAGAGAATATTAAACATAAGGTGCAAACTCTTGTTTTAATGTATGAAAAGGTAAGGCAAGAGAATGACCATTTAAAGGCACAGGTTGCGGAACTTGAAGCCAAGTTGAAAGATAAGGACAATGCCTGTGCTGAGCTTGAAGAGCGTTATACCCGGTTAAAGCTGGCCAAAGCGCTCAAGTCTGGAGAACTTGATATGCATGAGGCCAAAATTAAGGTGAACCGGATTGTGCGGGAAATTGATAGGTGTATTGCTTTACTTAATAAATAG